The following proteins come from a genomic window of Anguilla rostrata isolate EN2019 chromosome 17, ASM1855537v3, whole genome shotgun sequence:
- the LOC135243275 gene encoding riboflavin-binding protein-like → MGGTKDSMPLTVVAYVSAVLIGCAWSWEGACLQDGWHKPKPGPEPNLRDCALYRENSCCSQEHIEDISGYPAAMMGNESWDWCGSLSPSCANFLKSVACFLRCSPDAMLWALVHPPDTIQATPLCRSFCTNWFEACKNDMTCARNWTTDWAGVNCTGPCVPFHQMYKDESDLCNHMMGDAFMTVEDQEDVGDGGPCCLTLSVSDRAVINSMQGGKGGASVPKTTQKGPRPVRSCHRLLPPMPPQARKGGKNAAVSKRSVAKDDAEGSGSGF, encoded by the exons ATGGGCGGCACAAAAGACTCAATGCCTTTAACGGTGGTCGCATATGTATCGGCTGTACTGATCGGTTGCGCATGGAGCTGGGAAGGGGCATGCCTGCAAGACGGTTGGCACAAACCCAAGCCCGGTCCGGAGCCAAATCTGAGAGACTGCGCGCTGTACCGAGAGA ATTCCTGCTGTTCTCAGGAGCACATTGAAGATATTTCAGGCTACCCAGCTGCCATGATGGGCAATGAGTCTTGGGATTGGTGTGGATCTCTTAGCCCGAG ttgTGCAAACTTCCTGAAGAGTGTGGCTTGTTTCCTCCGATGCTCCCCAGACGCCATGCTGTGGGCCCTCGTCCACCCCCCAGACACCATTCAGGCCACACCCCTCTGCCGCAGCTTCTGTACAAACTG GTTTGAGGCTTGCAAGAATGACATGACATGCGCAAGGAACTGGACAACCGACTGGGCGGGAGTCAACTGTACAGGGCCCTGTGTGCCTTTCCATCAG ATGTACAAGGACGAGAGTGACCTGTGCAACCACATGATGGGGGATGCTTTCATGACAGTGGAGGACCAGGAGGATGTGGGAGATGGAGGACCTTGCTGCCTGACCCTGAGCGTCTCTGACAGGGCAGTTATCAATTCTATGCAGGGAGGCAAGGGGGGCGCCAGCGTGCCGAAGACCACCCAGAAAGGCCCCCGTCCCGTCAGGTCCTGCCACCGCCTGCTGCCCCCAATGCCCCCACAGGCTCGGAAGGGAGGTAAAAATGCAGCTGTGAGCAAACGCTCTGTCGCCAAGGATGACGCAGAAGGCAGCGGCAGTGGGTTCTAG
- the foxd7 gene encoding LOW QUALITY PROTEIN: forkhead box D7 (The sequence of the model RefSeq protein was modified relative to this genomic sequence to represent the inferred CDS: inserted 2 bases in 1 codon), whose amino-acid sequence MILDTEPMEESYIDVVGDENKDVRKQQQHLSLPVREVKNGLLFRSRAAPLSPKHREAERDDGSPSTTCANVGRRGPAVKPPYSYIALITMAILQSPKKRLTLGEICDFISNRFVYYRDKFPAWQNSIRHNLSLNDCFVKIPREPGNPGKGNYWTLDPNSSNMFENGSFLRRRKRFKRQSRFGMLTEQVLDHSGLPIFSYGTYASAAACMQLPGPNIYPLGVHHHSNSPCTFTTQPVRNILPALSTLFSRNSLGAKGFDPASIAFEHLTTNRCAFTSTLLPNSPFLSTAPVQPTAPPXILSATQEYQKTLRSNSDLTVKNFRDS is encoded by the exons ATGATATTGGACACTGAACCCATGGAAGAATCCTACATCGACGTCGTGGGAGACGAAAACAAGGACGtcagaaaacagcagcagcacttgTCTTTACCTGTGAGGGAGGTGAAGAACGGGCTGTTGTTTCGATCGCGCGCTGCGCCACTATCTCCAAAACATCGAGAAGCTGAGAGGGACGACGGCAGCCCCTCGACGACTTGTGCAAATGTGGGCAGACGAGGTCCGGCAGTGAAGCCTCCGTACTCCTACATCGCACTGATCACCATGGCTATCCTCCAGAGCCCAAAAAAGCGCCTCACCCTCGGTGAAATATGTGACTTCATCAGCAACCGTTTCGTCTACTATAGAGACAAGTTCCCGGCCTGGCAGAATTCAATCCGACACAACCTATCGCTCAACGACTGCTTCGTAAAAATACCACGAGAGCCTGGGAACCCTGGGAAAGGTAACTATTGGACACTGGACCCTAATTCCTCGAACATGTTCGAAAACGGGAGCTTTCTGCGTAGGAGAAAGCGCTTCAAGCGGCAGTCGCGATTCGGAATGCTGACGGAACAAGTGTTGGACCACAGTGGGCTGCCCATTTTCAGCTACGGTACTTACGCCTCTGCCGCGGCGTGTATGCAGCTCCCTGGTCCGAACATATATCCTCTTGGCGTGCACCACCATTCCAACTCGCCGTGCACTTTCACCACCCAACCTGTTCGGAACATCTTACCGGCTCTGTCTACTCTTTTTTCCCGTAATTCCTTAGGTGCCAAGGGCTTTGACCCTGCGTCCATAGCCTTTGAGCATCTTACAACAAACCGGTGCGCATTCACCTCGACATTACTACCCAATTCTCCGTTCCTGTCCACCGCGCCGGTCCAACCCACGGCGCCTCC CATCTTGTCGGCTACACAGGAGTACCAGAAAACTCTCCGCAGCAACTCCGATCTGACAGTTAAAAACTTCAGAGACAGTTAG